Sequence from the Mixophyes fleayi isolate aMixFle1 chromosome 4, aMixFle1.hap1, whole genome shotgun sequence genome:
CCTGTCTATCCAGAGCTGCTGCTACCACCACAGACATCCGGGAACTCCTGACTATCCAGGGctgctgctgccaccaccagcGCCCACACATCCGGGTACTCCTGTCTATCCAGACCTGCTGCCACCAGTGCCCTGACATCCGGGTACCCTGTCTATCCAgagctgctgccaccaccagtGCCCAGACATCCGGGTACTCCTGCCAGCTTCCACCGCTCCAGTCTCATGTGCTCCAAGATGGAGCAGCCCTTCTACCACGACGACTCGCTGCTGTCCGCCTACTCCCGCCCCGAGCAGGGTCTCCTCAAGCCCGGCCTGGGCTCCCTGAACGAGCAGCAGTACCGGGGCCCCAAGCCCGCCGACCTGTCCTACTACACGGAGCAGCCCAGCCTGAAGATGTCCGCCCCGGAGCTGGAGAGACTGATCATCCACAGCGGCCCCGGGGTCATCAACACCCCTAACGGGGGCCAGCTGTACTTCCGGGGGGGCGGCATCACGGAGGAGCAGGAGGGCTTCGTGGACGGCTTCGTCCGGGCCCTGGACGACCTGCACAAGATGAACCGAGAGGGGCCCCCCAACGTGTCCCTGGGCGGAGGGGCCACGTCCCCGGCCGGCGGCAGCGCCATGTACGGGGACCCGGCCGTCTACACCAACCTGGCCAGCTACAACTGCTACCGCCAGCCCTCGGCCACCATCAACTACCTGCCGCACAGCTACGGGCCCCCTCCCTTCAAGGAGGAGCCCCAGACCGTGCCGGACTCCGGCAGCCGGGACAGCACCCCGGCCCCGCTCTCCCCCATCAACATGGAGGAGCAGGAGAAGATCAAGGTGGAGAGGAAGCGGCTGAGGAACCGGCTGGCGGCCACCAAGTGCCGCAAGCGCAAGCTGGAGCGCATCGCCCGGCTGGAGGACAAGGTGCGGGAGCTGAAGAGCGAGAACAACGGGCTGAGCGGCACCGCCGGGGCCCTGAGGGAGCAGGTGGAGCAGCTGAAGGGCCGGGTGAGGGAGCATGCCAGGCACGGCTGCCAGCTGCTGCTGGGGAGCAAGGGGCACTCTGTCTTCTGAGGGCACCAGAGAATGGCCCGGGTGTCTGCCAGCGCACCCCCTCCTGTGCGCCCCAAACACTCAGGGGTGGAGTGGGGCAAGGACTGAGCCCATGGAGGGGGGCAAGGACTGAGCCCATGGATGGGCAAGGGT
This genomic interval carries:
- the JUNB gene encoding transcription factor JunB: MCSKMEQPFYHDDSLLSAYSRPEQGLLKPGLGSLNEQQYRGPKPADLSYYTEQPSLKMSAPELERLIIHSGPGVINTPNGGQLYFRGGGITEEQEGFVDGFVRALDDLHKMNREGPPNVSLGGGATSPAGGSAMYGDPAVYTNLASYNCYRQPSATINYLPHSYGPPPFKEEPQTVPDSGSRDSTPAPLSPINMEEQEKIKVERKRLRNRLAATKCRKRKLERIARLEDKVRELKSENNGLSGTAGALREQVEQLKGRVREHARHGCQLLLGSKGHSVF